One window of Candidatus Mycobacterium wuenschmannii genomic DNA carries:
- a CDS encoding RNA polymerase sigma-70 factor yields MLLRPLLFTIAYEILGSTTESDDVLQDSYLRWADVDLDSVQDTKAYLARLVTRQALNALRAGARRREDYVGPWLPEPLLLDEQDPSADVVLAESVSMAMLVLLETLSPDERAVFVLRETFGFDYGEIASAVGKSEPAVRQVAHRAREHVQARRKRFAPADPEQNTRIAAEFMAAAAGGDVAAVMSMLAPDVVWTADSNGKASAARRPVVGADKVARAIVGLIGRGLQMPDVRAEMVVCNAAPAVLLYAADKLEGVFTVEIVDGKIANFYAMRNPDKLAAVTTARKISRG; encoded by the coding sequence AGGACAGCTACCTGCGCTGGGCCGACGTCGATCTCGACAGCGTGCAGGACACCAAGGCCTATCTGGCCCGGCTGGTCACCCGCCAGGCGCTCAACGCGCTCCGGGCAGGTGCCCGGCGCCGGGAGGACTACGTCGGCCCGTGGCTGCCCGAACCGCTGCTGCTCGACGAGCAGGACCCGTCGGCCGATGTCGTGCTGGCCGAATCGGTTTCGATGGCGATGCTCGTCCTACTGGAGACGCTCAGCCCCGACGAGCGTGCGGTGTTCGTGCTGCGCGAGACCTTCGGCTTCGACTACGGCGAAATCGCCTCTGCGGTCGGCAAATCCGAGCCGGCCGTGCGCCAGGTCGCCCATCGGGCCCGGGAACACGTGCAGGCCCGGCGCAAGCGCTTCGCGCCCGCCGACCCCGAGCAGAACACCCGGATCGCCGCGGAGTTCATGGCCGCAGCGGCCGGCGGCGACGTCGCGGCGGTGATGTCGATGCTGGCCCCCGACGTGGTGTGGACCGCCGACAGCAACGGCAAGGCCAGCGCGGCGCGGCGGCCGGTGGTCGGCGCCGACAAGGTCGCCCGCGCGATCGTCGGGTTGATCGGCCGTGGCCTGCAGATGCCAGACGTGCGGGCCGAGATGGTGGTCTGCAACGCTGCCCCTGCGGTCCTGCTGTACGCCGCCGACAAGTTGGAAGGCGTTTTCACCGTCGAGATAGTCGACGGCAAGATCGCCAACTTCTACGCGATGCGCAATCCCGACAAGCTGGCGGCGGTCACCACCGCACGCAAAATCAGCCGCGGCTGA
- a CDS encoding aminodeoxychorismate synthase component I gives MRIDRLGDLGSPHEVLRAVADATKRLDLPPPAALTGQWFGALAVIAPSLSVQPVDATEAFDVRPGSHSTTIGGGWIGYLSYPDPGVDGQPARIPEAAGGWTDCVLRCDRDRQWWFESLSGAPVPGWLAEALTSPTPARAYRIDWDAADRAAHRAGVLACLEAIRAGEVYQACVCTQFTGTLAGDPLDFFLDGVARTAPARAAYLAGGWGAVASLSPELFLSRRGDLVTSSPIKGTLPLSAPPSALRASTKDVAENVMIVDLVRNDLGRVAVTGSVTVPELLVVRPAPGVWHLVSTVAAQVPIGLATTALLDATFPPASITGTPKIRARQLIWQWERSRRGVYCGTVGLASPVAGCELNVAIRTVEFDATGNAVLGSGGGITADSDPDAEWEECLHKAAPIIGASVAGAQHRVVELTP, from the coding sequence GTGCGAATCGACCGGCTCGGCGATCTGGGCAGCCCCCACGAAGTGCTGCGTGCCGTCGCCGATGCCACGAAACGGCTGGATCTGCCGCCACCGGCGGCTCTGACCGGCCAGTGGTTCGGTGCCCTGGCAGTGATCGCGCCGAGCCTGTCGGTACAGCCCGTCGACGCCACGGAGGCCTTCGATGTGCGGCCCGGCTCGCACAGCACCACGATCGGCGGCGGCTGGATCGGCTATCTGTCCTACCCCGATCCGGGTGTCGACGGACAGCCCGCGCGAATTCCCGAGGCCGCCGGCGGCTGGACCGATTGCGTGCTGCGCTGCGACCGTGATCGGCAGTGGTGGTTCGAGAGCCTGTCCGGGGCGCCGGTGCCCGGTTGGCTCGCCGAGGCGCTGACGTCACCGACGCCGGCCCGCGCGTACCGGATCGACTGGGACGCCGCCGACCGCGCTGCCCATCGAGCCGGAGTCTTGGCCTGCCTGGAGGCCATTCGCGCCGGCGAGGTCTACCAGGCCTGCGTGTGCACGCAATTCACCGGCACCCTCGCCGGCGACCCGCTGGACTTCTTCCTCGACGGCGTCGCCCGCACGGCGCCGGCCCGCGCGGCCTATCTGGCCGGTGGTTGGGGCGCGGTGGCCTCGCTGTCGCCGGAGCTGTTCCTCAGTCGCCGTGGGGATTTGGTGACCTCGAGCCCGATCAAGGGCACGCTGCCGCTGTCTGCTCCCCCGTCGGCCCTACGCGCGTCGACCAAGGACGTCGCGGAGAACGTGATGATCGTCGACCTGGTGCGCAACGACCTGGGCCGGGTCGCGGTGACCGGATCGGTCACCGTGCCCGAGTTGCTGGTGGTGCGTCCCGCGCCCGGGGTGTGGCACCTGGTGTCGACGGTCGCGGCGCAGGTGCCGATCGGGCTGGCCACCACCGCACTGCTGGACGCGACCTTCCCGCCGGCGTCCATCACCGGCACCCCGAAAATTCGTGCCCGCCAGCTCATCTGGCAGTGGGAGCGGTCCAGGCGCGGCGTCTATTGCGGCACAGTCGGTTTGGCGTCACCGGTGGCGGGCTGCGAGCTGAACGTCGCGATCCGAACGGTGGAGTTCGACGCCACCGGCAACGCGGTGCTGGGTTCCGGCGGCGGGATCACCGCCGACTCCGACCCCGACGCCGAGTGGGAGGAGTGCCTGCACAAGGCCGCCCCGATCATCGGCGCCTCAGTCGCGGGCGCGCAGCACCGCGTCGTAGAGCTCACGCCGTGA
- the rsmI gene encoding 16S rRNA (cytidine(1402)-2'-O)-methyltransferase produces MTTGRLLLGATPLGQPADASARLIAALATADIVAAEDTRRLRILAKALDVEIGGKVISLFDHNEAARVPQLVEQLTAGATALVVSDAGMPLISDPGHRLVAACVDAGIAVQCLPGPSAVTTALAVSGLPSERFCFEGFAPRKQGARRSWLASLATEQRTTVFFESPRRLQACLEDAVAELGGDRRAAVCRELTKVHEEVLRGSLHELAEWAAGEVLGEITVVLAGAVLKTDLPTLVAQAVALIDDGMGVKDACAQVISATPGAVSRRELYDAVLRARD; encoded by the coding sequence ATGACGACCGGCCGACTGCTGCTGGGTGCCACGCCGCTTGGTCAACCGGCCGACGCGTCGGCGCGGCTGATTGCGGCGCTGGCTACGGCAGACATCGTCGCCGCCGAGGACACCCGTCGGCTGCGGATCCTGGCCAAGGCGCTCGACGTGGAGATCGGCGGCAAGGTGATCAGCCTCTTCGACCACAACGAGGCCGCTCGGGTGCCGCAACTGGTCGAGCAGCTCACCGCCGGCGCGACGGCGTTGGTGGTCAGCGATGCCGGGATGCCGTTGATCAGCGACCCGGGGCACCGGCTGGTGGCGGCGTGCGTGGATGCGGGCATCGCGGTGCAGTGTCTGCCCGGACCGTCGGCGGTGACTACCGCGCTGGCGGTGTCCGGCCTGCCGTCGGAGCGGTTCTGCTTCGAGGGGTTCGCACCGCGCAAACAGGGCGCGCGCCGCAGCTGGCTGGCGTCGCTGGCGACTGAGCAGCGCACGACGGTGTTCTTCGAGTCGCCGCGGCGCTTGCAGGCGTGCCTCGAGGACGCGGTCGCCGAACTCGGCGGCGACCGCCGCGCCGCGGTATGCCGCGAGCTGACCAAGGTGCACGAGGAGGTGCTGCGCGGGTCGCTGCACGAGCTGGCGGAGTGGGCCGCCGGTGAGGTGCTCGGCGAGATCACCGTGGTGCTGGCCGGCGCGGTGCTGAAGACGGACCTGCCGACACTGGTGGCCCAGGCGGTGGCATTGATCGACGACGGGATGGGCGTCAAAGACGCTTGCGCGCAGGTTATTTCGGCTACACCGGGAGCGGTGTCACGGCGTGAGCTCTACGACGCGGTGCTGCGCGCCCGCGACTGA
- a CDS encoding dolichyl-phosphate-mannose--protein mannosyltransferase, producing MTITEPDDLVAQDAVPVISPGPLAPAPDFGPVDRLEGWVVTAVVTALAALTRTINLGSPTDAGTPIFDEKHYAPQAWQLLHNHGVEDNPGYGLVVHPPVGKQLIAMGEALFGYTGLGWRFTGAILGTIMVALVVRIVRRISRSTLVGAIAGLLVIADGVSFVVARTALLDGYLAFLVLAAFGALIVDRDQVRERLHVAYTEGRIGDTVWGPRLGVRWWRFGAGVLLGLACGTKWSGLYFVVFFGLMSLGFDVAARRQYRVLRPWLGTVRRDLFPTAYALLLIPFGVYLASYAPWFASETAIDRHEVGQSVGWHSNVPLPDAIRSLWHYTYNAYHFHAGLTNSAGNYHPWESKPWAWPMSLRPVLYAIDQQNVPGCGAQSCVKAVMLVGTPAMWWISVPMLLYAVWRMSVRRDWRYAAVLVGYCAGWLPWFADIDRQMYFFYAATMAPFLAMGIALILGDILYKPVQGAERRSLGLIVVSCYVALVLTNFAWLFPILTGQPISQNTWNMEIWLPSWR from the coding sequence ATGACCATCACCGAGCCCGACGACCTCGTCGCGCAGGACGCTGTTCCGGTGATCAGCCCCGGGCCGCTCGCCCCGGCACCCGATTTCGGCCCGGTCGACCGGCTCGAGGGCTGGGTGGTCACCGCCGTCGTCACCGCACTGGCGGCACTGACCCGAACGATCAACCTCGGGTCCCCCACCGACGCCGGCACCCCGATCTTCGACGAGAAGCACTACGCGCCGCAGGCCTGGCAGCTGCTGCACAACCACGGCGTCGAGGACAACCCTGGCTACGGCCTCGTCGTGCATCCGCCGGTGGGCAAGCAACTGATCGCGATGGGCGAGGCGCTGTTCGGCTACACCGGGCTGGGCTGGCGGTTCACCGGCGCGATCCTCGGCACGATCATGGTGGCGCTGGTGGTGCGGATCGTGCGACGGATCAGCCGCTCGACACTCGTCGGCGCCATCGCGGGATTGCTGGTGATCGCCGACGGCGTCAGCTTCGTGGTGGCCCGCACCGCGCTGCTCGACGGATACCTCGCGTTCCTGGTACTGGCCGCGTTCGGCGCGCTGATCGTCGACCGCGATCAGGTCCGCGAACGACTACACGTCGCGTACACCGAGGGCCGCATCGGCGACACCGTGTGGGGCCCGCGGCTGGGCGTGCGGTGGTGGCGGTTCGGCGCCGGCGTACTACTCGGATTGGCTTGTGGGACAAAATGGTCCGGCCTCTACTTCGTGGTCTTCTTCGGGTTGATGTCACTCGGTTTCGACGTCGCGGCGCGCCGGCAGTACCGGGTGCTGCGGCCGTGGCTGGGCACCGTGCGCCGCGACCTGTTCCCAACGGCCTACGCGCTGTTGCTGATTCCGTTCGGGGTCTACCTGGCCAGCTATGCGCCCTGGTTCGCCTCTGAGACGGCCATCGATCGCCACGAGGTCGGCCAGTCGGTCGGATGGCACTCGAATGTTCCACTGCCCGACGCGATTCGCTCGTTGTGGCACTACACCTACAACGCGTATCACTTCCACGCCGGCCTGACGAACTCCGCGGGAAACTATCACCCGTGGGAGTCCAAGCCGTGGGCCTGGCCGATGTCGTTACGGCCGGTGCTCTATGCGATCGACCAGCAGAACGTGCCGGGTTGCGGCGCGCAGTCGTGCGTCAAAGCGGTGATGCTGGTGGGCACCCCGGCGATGTGGTGGATTTCGGTGCCCATGCTGCTGTACGCCGTATGGCGGATGTCGGTGCGCCGCGACTGGCGCTACGCCGCCGTCCTCGTCGGCTACTGCGCGGGATGGCTGCCGTGGTTCGCCGACATCGACCGTCAGATGTACTTCTTCTACGCGGCGACCATGGCGCCGTTCCTGGCGATGGGCATCGCGCTGATCCTCGGCGACATCCTTTACAAACCCGTTCAAGGCGCGGAGCGGCGCAGCCTCGGGCTCATCGTCGTATCCTGTTACGTCGCATTGGTTTTGACAAACTTTGCCTGGTTGTTCCCGATTCTCACCGGCCAGCCGATCTCGCAGAACACCTGGAACATGGAGATCTGGCTGCCCAGCTGGCGCTGA
- a CDS encoding DUF559 domain-containing protein translates to MATSSRGHPSRAMDAGAESPKESWLRLILTQAGLPRPVTQIRVSDGQQVAYLDMGWEDPMVAVEYDGDHHRLDRQQYVKDVRRAELLDGLGWLVVRVIKEDHPRQIVGRVSRALAQRGYAPAPRNRSHGRGAA, encoded by the coding sequence GTGGCAACAAGCTCGCGCGGTCATCCATCGAGGGCGATGGACGCCGGTGCGGAATCGCCGAAGGAATCGTGGTTGCGGCTGATACTGACGCAGGCCGGGTTGCCCCGGCCCGTCACGCAGATTCGCGTGAGCGACGGTCAGCAGGTCGCCTACCTCGACATGGGTTGGGAAGATCCCATGGTGGCAGTGGAATACGACGGCGATCATCATCGCCTAGATCGTCAGCAGTACGTGAAGGACGTGCGACGGGCCGAGCTGCTCGACGGCCTCGGTTGGCTCGTCGTGCGGGTGATCAAGGAGGACCATCCACGGCAAATCGTGGGACGCGTCTCACGAGCGCTCGCCCAGCGCGGCTACGCACCGGCGCCGCGAAACCGAAGCCACGGTCGCGGTGCGGCGTAA